In Hamadaea flava, a genomic segment contains:
- a CDS encoding discoidin domain-containing protein, translated as MRRLHATAVAAAAALLATCFAVVLTGSAKAADPLLSQGKPVTASSAENAGTPAANAVDGNAGTRWSSAFSDPQWIQVDLGATATVSQVVLQWEAAYATAFQLQVSADATTWTTVYSTSSGTGGTQTLAVSGTGRYVRLYGTARATAYGYSLWEFQVYGSTGGTSCGTANAALNRPATASSAENAGTAASAAVDGNAGTRWSSAFSDPQWLQVDLGSVQTICQAVLQWEAAYATAFQLQVSTDAATWTSVYSTTTGTGGTQTLTVNGTGRYVRLYGTARATGYGYSLWEFVIRTGTTTSPTPTSPTPTPTGPQLPGGGSLGPNVKVFDPSMSGATIQSQVDTVFAQMESNQFGSQRYALLFKPGTYSGFNAQIGFYTSIAGLGQNPGDVRINGDVTVDAGWFGGNATQNFWRSAENFSIYPSAGFTRWAVSQAAPFRRIDVHGDLNLAPNGYGWASGGYIADSRVSGQVGPYSQQQWYTRDSQIGSWGNGVWNMVFSGVQGAPAQAFPNPPYTTLATTPVSREKPYLYLDASGAYRVFVPSLRTNASGTTWANGSTPGTSIPLTQFYVAQPTDSAATLNLALAQGLNLLFTPGVYHLNQTINVTRADTVVLGLGYATLIPDNGVTPMTVADVDGVKIAGLLFDAGAVNSPVLLQIGPTGSSASHTANPISINDVFFRIGGAGAGKATTSLIVNSNNTLIDHIWAWRADHGTGVGWTVNTADTGLIVNGNNVTALGLFVEHYQKYEVIWNGNGGKTIFFQNEMPYDPPNQAAWRAGGYAAYKVADSVTSHEGWGLGSYCYFNVDPTIVAEHGFEVPVTANVKFHDLLTVSLGGNGTIAHVINSTGGPAQGTATVPVNIVSFP; from the coding sequence ATGAGACGTCTGCACGCCACAGCGGTGGCGGCCGCGGCAGCTCTGCTCGCGACCTGCTTCGCCGTCGTGCTCACCGGTTCGGCCAAGGCGGCCGACCCGCTGCTCTCCCAAGGCAAGCCCGTCACCGCCTCGTCCGCCGAGAACGCCGGCACTCCCGCGGCCAACGCCGTCGACGGGAACGCCGGAACTCGATGGTCGAGCGCCTTCAGCGATCCGCAGTGGATTCAGGTCGACCTGGGCGCCACCGCCACGGTCAGCCAGGTCGTCCTGCAGTGGGAGGCGGCGTACGCGACCGCTTTCCAACTTCAGGTGTCGGCCGACGCCACCACCTGGACCACCGTCTACAGCACCTCCAGCGGCACGGGCGGCACCCAGACGCTGGCCGTCAGCGGCACCGGCCGCTACGTGCGGCTGTACGGCACGGCGCGGGCGACCGCGTACGGGTATTCGCTGTGGGAGTTCCAGGTTTACGGCTCGACCGGCGGAACGAGCTGCGGCACGGCCAACGCCGCGCTCAACCGGCCCGCAACCGCCTCGTCCGCCGAGAACGCCGGCACGGCAGCTTCCGCCGCGGTCGACGGGAACGCCGGAACTCGATGGTCGAGCGCCTTCAGCGATCCGCAGTGGCTCCAGGTCGACCTCGGCAGCGTGCAGACGATCTGCCAGGCGGTCCTGCAGTGGGAGGCGGCGTACGCGACCGCGTTCCAGCTTCAGGTGTCGACCGACGCCGCCACCTGGACGAGCGTCTACAGCACCACGACCGGGACCGGCGGGACGCAGACGCTGACCGTCAACGGGACCGGCCGCTACGTACGCCTCTACGGCACCGCCCGGGCCACCGGCTACGGGTACTCACTCTGGGAGTTCGTCATCCGTACCGGCACGACCACGAGCCCGACCCCCACCAGCCCGACTCCGACGCCGACCGGCCCGCAGCTGCCCGGCGGCGGTTCGCTCGGTCCGAACGTGAAGGTCTTCGACCCGAGCATGTCGGGCGCGACGATCCAGAGCCAGGTCGACACCGTCTTCGCCCAGATGGAGTCCAACCAGTTCGGCTCCCAGCGGTACGCCCTGCTGTTCAAGCCGGGCACGTACAGCGGATTCAACGCCCAGATCGGCTTCTACACCTCGATCGCCGGGCTCGGGCAGAACCCGGGCGACGTCCGCATCAACGGCGACGTCACCGTCGACGCGGGCTGGTTCGGCGGCAACGCGACGCAGAACTTCTGGCGGTCGGCCGAGAACTTCTCGATCTACCCGTCGGCCGGGTTCACCCGCTGGGCCGTCTCGCAGGCCGCCCCGTTCCGGCGGATCGACGTGCACGGCGACCTGAACCTGGCGCCCAACGGCTATGGCTGGGCCAGCGGCGGTTACATCGCCGACTCCCGGGTCAGCGGCCAGGTGGGTCCGTACTCGCAGCAGCAGTGGTACACCCGGGACAGCCAGATCGGCAGCTGGGGCAACGGCGTCTGGAACATGGTGTTCTCCGGAGTGCAGGGCGCGCCCGCGCAGGCCTTCCCGAACCCGCCCTACACGACGCTCGCGACGACTCCGGTAAGCCGGGAGAAGCCGTACCTCTACCTCGACGCGAGTGGGGCGTACCGGGTGTTCGTGCCGTCGCTGCGGACCAACGCGTCCGGCACCACCTGGGCGAACGGCTCGACGCCGGGCACCTCGATCCCGTTGACCCAGTTCTACGTCGCCCAGCCCACCGACTCGGCGGCCACCCTCAACCTCGCGCTGGCGCAGGGCCTCAACCTGCTCTTCACCCCCGGCGTCTACCACCTCAACCAGACCATCAACGTGACGCGGGCCGACACGGTCGTCCTCGGTCTCGGGTACGCCACCTTGATCCCCGACAACGGCGTGACCCCGATGACCGTGGCCGACGTGGACGGCGTGAAGATCGCTGGTCTGCTCTTCGACGCGGGTGCGGTCAACTCGCCCGTCCTCCTCCAGATCGGACCGACGGGGTCGAGCGCCTCGCACACCGCCAACCCGATCTCGATCAACGACGTCTTCTTCCGGATCGGCGGCGCCGGCGCGGGGAAGGCCACCACCAGCCTCATCGTCAACAGCAACAACACCCTGATCGACCACATCTGGGCCTGGCGCGCCGACCACGGCACGGGCGTCGGCTGGACGGTGAACACCGCCGACACCGGCCTCATCGTCAACGGCAACAACGTCACCGCCCTCGGCCTGTTCGTCGAGCACTACCAGAAGTACGAGGTGATCTGGAACGGCAACGGCGGCAAGACGATCTTCTTCCAGAACGAGATGCCGTACGACCCGCCGAACCAGGCCGCCTGGCGAGCGGGCGGCTACGCGGCGTACAAGGTGGCCGACAGCGTCACCTCGCACGAGGGCTGGGGACTGGGCAGCTACTGCTACTTCAACGTGGACCCGACGATCGTCGCCGAGCACGGCTTCGAGGTGCCGGTCACCGCCAACGTGAAGTTCCACGACCTGCTCACCGTCTCACTCGGCGGTAACGGCACGATCGCGCACGTCATCAACTCCACGGGCGGACCCGCCCAGGGCACGGCCACCGTTCCGGTGAACATCGTCAGCTTCCCCTGA
- a CDS encoding DUF742 domain-containing protein, with protein sequence MTGPDPAQPDEQAWLDDDAGPVVRPYALAAGITAEAAEEFDLIAVVLASRAPSSGDAALGTASARILQLCQEPLSVVDLSARMSLPVGVVRALLAQLAARDLIRRSHPGPAATPSVETYKAVLHGLRAL encoded by the coding sequence GTGACCGGCCCGGACCCGGCGCAGCCGGACGAGCAGGCCTGGCTGGACGACGACGCCGGCCCGGTCGTCCGCCCGTACGCCCTCGCCGCGGGCATCACGGCGGAGGCGGCCGAGGAGTTCGACCTCATCGCCGTGGTGCTCGCCAGCCGGGCCCCGTCGTCCGGCGACGCCGCCCTCGGCACGGCCTCGGCGCGTATTCTGCAACTCTGTCAGGAACCACTGTCTGTTGTAGACCTGTCGGCCCGGATGAGCCTGCCGGTCGGCGTGGTACGGGCGCTCCTGGCCCAACTCGCGGCCCGAGATCTGATCCGGCGGAGCCATCCCGGCCCGGCCGCCACGCCCAGCGTCGAGACCTACAAGGCGGTCCTCCATGGATTACGAGCACTCTGA
- a CDS encoding LysR family transcriptional regulator, translating into MTLHQLRCFLAAVEHGSFTAAAGALGYAQPSVSEQVRLLEQHLDAPLFRRVGRGLVPTEEARALVPHAAAALAAVEEAGRAVADVRQVLTGTVRFGIFKTSRFYLGAELVGDVLRRHPGVRLELVGQNSAELRDLLRKGALEAGLIALPVEEEGLAVNPVMRDELVYLSAHPERLVRPVTPAGLAAAPLVLPDVSWREADSTRRALAHSVQSAGHSLRPRVEVEDIETALEVAATGLADTVIWRGVLHRLADRLPPGLGWTPLRPRLYETFAIVHRPDAQLSAASRVVIELAAARMRALAAAL; encoded by the coding sequence ATGACGCTGCACCAGCTCCGGTGCTTCCTCGCCGCGGTCGAGCACGGCTCGTTCACCGCCGCCGCCGGCGCGCTCGGGTACGCCCAGCCGTCCGTCTCGGAGCAGGTCCGGCTGTTGGAGCAGCATCTGGACGCGCCGTTGTTCCGCCGAGTCGGGCGGGGTCTCGTGCCCACCGAGGAGGCGCGAGCGCTCGTGCCGCACGCGGCGGCGGCGCTGGCCGCGGTCGAGGAGGCGGGCCGGGCCGTCGCCGACGTACGCCAGGTGCTCACCGGCACCGTCCGATTCGGAATCTTCAAGACCTCCCGGTTCTACCTCGGCGCGGAGTTGGTCGGCGACGTTCTGCGCCGGCATCCGGGCGTACGCCTGGAGCTGGTCGGGCAGAACTCGGCGGAGCTGCGGGACCTGTTGCGCAAGGGAGCCCTGGAAGCCGGGCTGATCGCCCTGCCCGTCGAGGAGGAAGGGCTGGCCGTCAACCCCGTGATGCGCGACGAACTCGTCTACCTCAGCGCGCACCCGGAACGCCTGGTACGCCCGGTGACTCCGGCGGGCCTCGCGGCTGCGCCGCTCGTCCTGCCCGACGTCAGCTGGCGGGAGGCCGACTCGACGCGCCGGGCGCTGGCCCACAGCGTCCAGTCGGCCGGGCATTCGCTGCGCCCCCGGGTCGAGGTCGAGGACATCGAGACCGCGCTGGAGGTCGCCGCCACCGGACTCGCCGACACCGTGATCTGGCGAGGCGTCCTGCATCGGCTCGCCGACCGGCTGCCGCCCGGGCTCGGATGGACCCCGCTGCGACCCCGGCTCTACGAGACCTTCGCGATCGTGCACCGGCCGGACGCGCAGCTGTCGGCGGCCAGCCGGGTCGTCATCGAGCTGGCCGCCGCCCGGATGCGGGCGCTCGCCGCCGCCCTCTAG
- a CDS encoding DMT family transporter, giving the protein MTTEVAVAAVPADVRPSTPRHRPAPGLGAVLCLVSAAGFGLSAVFAKQSYAAGISVPAMLAGRFAVAAVILWVIVAFRRPAFPTRRTLLMCVGLGGIGYASQAVLYFSSLAWIDASLTGLLLYLYPALVTGLAVLLRRERPDRRRYAALLCSAVGLVLILGSGGAIGSAAGIGVALALGSAAAYALYLTVAAGVPADLDVFLLSAIVCTSAWVTMTVTGYATGSMSGPREVAGWGWVVLLAIFSTVVPIATLLAGIRLVGAPTASILSCAEPAVTVATTAVVYGERLTAGQFVGGVVILAAVLVLQVRFRWGGSHTRHAG; this is encoded by the coding sequence ATGACCACGGAAGTGGCCGTTGCTGCGGTGCCGGCCGATGTGCGCCCCTCGACCCCTCGCCATCGGCCGGCACCCGGTCTGGGCGCCGTGCTGTGCCTGGTCTCGGCGGCCGGATTCGGGCTGTCCGCGGTCTTCGCCAAGCAGTCCTACGCCGCCGGGATCAGCGTTCCGGCGATGCTCGCGGGGCGCTTCGCCGTCGCCGCCGTCATCCTGTGGGTCATCGTGGCGTTCCGGCGGCCCGCCTTCCCAACCCGCCGCACGCTGCTCATGTGCGTCGGCCTCGGCGGCATCGGGTACGCCTCCCAGGCGGTGCTCTACTTCAGCTCGCTGGCCTGGATCGACGCGTCGCTGACCGGACTGCTGCTGTACCTGTACCCGGCGCTGGTGACCGGATTGGCCGTACTGCTGCGCAGGGAACGCCCGGATCGCCGGCGGTACGCCGCCCTCCTGTGTTCGGCCGTCGGCCTGGTACTGATCCTCGGTTCGGGTGGCGCGATCGGTTCGGCCGCCGGCATCGGGGTCGCGCTGGCGCTGGGCTCCGCCGCGGCGTACGCCTTGTATCTGACCGTGGCCGCCGGAGTCCCCGCGGACCTGGACGTCTTCCTGCTCTCCGCGATCGTCTGCACCTCGGCCTGGGTGACGATGACCGTGACCGGGTACGCGACCGGCTCGATGTCCGGGCCGCGCGAGGTGGCGGGCTGGGGCTGGGTGGTGCTGCTGGCGATCTTCTCCACAGTGGTCCCGATCGCGACGCTGCTGGCCGGCATCCGGCTCGTCGGCGCGCCCACGGCGTCGATCCTGTCGTGTGCCGAACCCGCCGTCACGGTCGCCACCACGGCCGTCGTCTACGGCGAGCGGCTGACTGCCGGGCAGTTCGTGGGCGGGGTGGTCATCCTCGCCGCGGTGCTGGTCCTCCAAGTCCGATTCCGGTGGGGTGGATCCCACACTCGCCACGCCGGCTGA
- a CDS encoding roadblock/LC7 domain-containing protein, translating into MTQRPTAELGWLVDDLVSRLPGAELAVVLSADGLVMAAASGTAREDAEHLAAVSASMFGLARGASRRFGKGVVRQAVMEMAAGFLFVSSGGTGACLAVITDDSADMGLTAYEMAMLVTRVGDYLTAPARTPAAVE; encoded by the coding sequence ATGACGCAGCGACCGACCGCTGAACTCGGCTGGCTCGTCGACGACCTGGTCAGTCGGCTGCCCGGCGCTGAGCTGGCCGTGGTGCTGTCCGCCGACGGACTGGTGATGGCGGCCGCCTCCGGCACGGCCCGGGAGGACGCCGAGCATCTCGCGGCCGTCTCGGCGAGCATGTTCGGGCTGGCCCGGGGTGCGAGCCGCCGGTTCGGCAAGGGCGTGGTCCGGCAGGCGGTGATGGAGATGGCGGCCGGCTTCCTCTTCGTCAGCTCCGGCGGCACCGGGGCCTGCCTGGCGGTCATCACCGACGACTCCGCCGACATGGGCCTGACGGCGTACGAGATGGCGATGCTCGTGACGCGGGTCGGCGACTACCTGACCGCGCCCGCCCGCACCCCGGCCGCGGTCGAGTGA
- a CDS encoding sensor histidine kinase, which yields MSSRTSRLRAKIAFLLASLAALWAFAAFVTVRDGLTLLWIRTLDSEVGRPTNALVQSVQEERRRSAVYLALAEKGDTAASATARTALDTARQHTDEAVSVFRNSVRGTAARWAQSDTTAARLSELDARLNALPAERSDMDAGRVERSSVTAFYTGVVGKGYEIFETISVFSDRDINSRLGHLLTLSRGRELLSQEDALISGVIAAGRFSPAEAAEFGRIVGAQRYTRSVGVAGLPGDTAIYQPVLEGQELGRFQALEDQIVLQGPGAAPVTAAAWRAALDPALASLAQLDIDLADATIDQATGPGVMIVVRLILAAGLGLIAVVASIILSITTARAIVHQLRLLRDAADDLATVRLPRVVERLAAGEEVDVEAEAPPLAFGSDEIGQVGHAFTKAQETAVRVAVDQAELRRGVRDVFVSLARRNQALIHSQLRLLDDMECRVTDPTDLEELFRVDHLATRMRRNAENLLVLSGATAGRGWRRPVPVADILRAACAEVEGYHRVVIQPGDAAELAGRAVGDVIHLLAELVENALSFSPPDTTVHVKGARVGTGHVLEVEDRGLGMSEAVLDESNELLRDPPEFKLTSTARLGLFVVGRLAQRHEIEVQLRRSPYGGVTAIVLIPEKLISGRPPASELTLLEAAVALPSVPEMRPRAAAAPVALAVRAEPPVRVVTARTPSGLPVRPKPNPSAPAQARDIRDLMSAFQRGTQRGRAEAVETPAEGENNDAATDR from the coding sequence ATGAGCTCTCGCACTTCGCGCCTGCGGGCGAAGATCGCCTTTCTGCTGGCGTCGCTCGCGGCCCTCTGGGCCTTCGCGGCGTTCGTGACGGTCCGGGACGGGTTGACCCTCCTCTGGATCCGTACGCTGGACTCCGAGGTCGGCCGCCCGACGAACGCGCTGGTCCAATCGGTTCAGGAGGAACGCCGCCGGTCGGCGGTCTACCTGGCGCTGGCGGAGAAGGGCGACACGGCGGCCAGTGCGACGGCCCGGACCGCCCTCGACACCGCGAGGCAGCACACCGACGAGGCCGTGTCCGTGTTCCGGAACTCCGTACGCGGAACAGCCGCCCGCTGGGCCCAGTCGGACACCACCGCCGCCCGGCTCAGTGAACTCGACGCTCGGCTCAACGCGCTGCCGGCCGAGCGGTCCGATATGGACGCGGGCCGGGTGGAGCGCTCGTCGGTGACCGCCTTCTACACCGGCGTGGTGGGCAAGGGGTATGAGATCTTCGAGACGATCTCCGTCTTCTCCGACCGGGACATCAACAGCCGACTGGGGCATCTGCTGACCTTGTCGCGCGGTCGCGAACTGCTGTCGCAGGAGGACGCCCTCATCTCCGGCGTCATCGCGGCCGGTCGGTTCAGCCCGGCCGAGGCGGCGGAGTTCGGCCGGATCGTCGGCGCTCAGCGGTACACCCGCTCGGTCGGCGTCGCCGGGCTCCCCGGTGACACGGCGATCTACCAGCCGGTGCTCGAAGGTCAGGAGCTGGGCCGATTCCAGGCCCTGGAAGACCAGATCGTCCTGCAGGGACCCGGTGCCGCACCGGTCACCGCGGCCGCCTGGCGGGCCGCGCTCGACCCCGCGCTGGCCTCCCTCGCCCAGCTCGACATCGACCTCGCCGACGCCACGATCGACCAGGCCACCGGGCCCGGCGTGATGATCGTCGTCCGGCTGATCCTGGCCGCCGGGCTCGGGCTCATCGCGGTCGTCGCCTCGATCATCCTGTCCATCACCACGGCGCGGGCGATCGTGCACCAACTCCGGCTGCTGCGCGACGCCGCCGACGACCTGGCGACGGTACGCCTGCCGCGAGTGGTGGAACGGCTGGCCGCCGGCGAAGAAGTCGACGTCGAGGCCGAAGCCCCTCCGCTGGCCTTCGGCTCCGACGAGATCGGTCAGGTGGGGCACGCGTTCACCAAGGCGCAGGAGACCGCCGTCCGGGTCGCTGTCGATCAGGCGGAACTGCGCCGGGGCGTACGCGACGTCTTCGTGAGCCTGGCCCGTCGGAACCAGGCGCTCATCCACAGCCAGCTGCGGTTGCTGGACGACATGGAGTGCCGCGTCACCGACCCGACCGATCTCGAAGAGCTGTTCCGCGTCGACCATCTGGCCACCCGAATGCGCCGCAACGCCGAGAACCTGCTGGTGTTGTCGGGCGCCACGGCCGGGCGAGGCTGGCGGCGGCCGGTGCCGGTCGCCGACATCCTCCGCGCCGCCTGCGCCGAGGTCGAGGGCTACCACCGGGTCGTCATCCAGCCCGGCGACGCCGCCGAGCTGGCCGGCCGTGCCGTCGGCGACGTCATCCACCTGCTGGCCGAGCTGGTCGAGAACGCGTTGTCGTTCTCCCCGCCGGACACCACGGTGCATGTCAAGGGCGCGCGGGTCGGCACGGGCCATGTCCTAGAGGTCGAGGACCGGGGCCTCGGAATGAGCGAGGCCGTCTTGGACGAGTCCAACGAACTGCTCCGCGACCCGCCGGAGTTCAAGCTGACGAGCACCGCGCGGCTCGGCCTGTTCGTCGTCGGCCGGCTGGCGCAGCGCCACGAGATCGAGGTGCAATTGCGGCGCTCGCCATACGGCGGGGTCACCGCGATCGTGCTGATCCCCGAGAAGCTCATCTCCGGTCGCCCGCCCGCGTCCGAGCTGACTCTCCTGGAAGCCGCCGTCGCGCTGCCCTCGGTGCCCGAGATGCGTCCCCGGGCGGCGGCCGCGCCGGTCGCGCTCGCGGTGCGCGCCGAGCCCCCGGTCCGGGTGGTCACCGCGCGTACGCCGTCGGGGCTGCCCGTGCGGCCCAAACCGAATCCGTCCGCGCCGGCGCAGGCGCGCGACATCCGGGACCTGATGAGTGCCTTCCAACGCGGTACGCAACGCGGCCGGGCGGAAGCCGTCGAAACACCCGCGGAAGGGGAGAACAATGACGCAGCGACCGACCGCTGA
- a CDS encoding protein-tyrosine phosphatase family protein, whose amino-acid sequence MAGPFLVDWPVSGRLAVMSRPTGGDALVRALHGLRRKGVDALVCALTEGERDLLGLAAEPEIARDAGLAYIDFPIADFSVPDLDDLAELAAKLAVRLRSGDFIVAHCRGGIGRSGIVASAALIALGATAEQAMELVSEARGVPAPETEEQRALLRRLAERPARF is encoded by the coding sequence ATGGCCGGACCGTTTCTGGTGGACTGGCCGGTCTCGGGGCGGCTGGCGGTGATGTCCCGTCCGACCGGCGGCGACGCCCTCGTGCGCGCGCTGCACGGGTTGCGCCGCAAGGGAGTGGACGCGCTGGTCTGCGCGCTCACCGAGGGCGAGCGCGACCTGCTGGGGCTGGCCGCCGAGCCGGAGATCGCCCGCGACGCCGGGCTGGCGTACATCGACTTCCCGATCGCAGACTTCTCGGTGCCGGATCTCGACGATCTCGCCGAACTGGCCGCGAAACTGGCGGTGCGACTGCGCTCCGGGGACTTCATCGTGGCGCACTGCCGGGGCGGCATCGGCCGCTCCGGCATCGTCGCGTCCGCCGCGCTCATCGCCTTGGGCGCCACCGCCGAGCAGGCGATGGAGCTGGTGTCGGAGGCGCGCGGCGTACCGGCGCCGGAGACCGAGGAGCAGCGAGCACTGTTGCGCCGCCTCGCCGAGCGCCCGGCCCGCTTCTAG
- a CDS encoding GTP-binding protein, protein MDYEHSDLVLPTAYKIVVAGGFGVGKTTMVGSVSEIQPFFTEELLTDASLGVDDVSGVEAKTTTTVALDFGRIRISQDMMLYLFGTPGQDRFLFIWDELVEGAIGAVVVADTRRLEDSFTSIDYFERMGVPFIVAVNCFDGTRVYATDEVKAALNLDPGVPVRHCDARKRDSVKEVLVTLLEHLLTLRAVAA, encoded by the coding sequence ATGGATTACGAGCACTCTGACCTCGTGCTGCCGACGGCGTACAAGATCGTCGTCGCGGGCGGGTTCGGCGTCGGCAAGACCACGATGGTCGGCTCGGTCAGCGAGATCCAGCCGTTCTTCACCGAGGAGCTGCTCACCGACGCCAGCCTCGGGGTGGACGACGTCTCGGGCGTCGAGGCGAAGACCACCACGACGGTGGCCCTGGACTTCGGCCGTATCCGGATCAGCCAAGACATGATGCTCTACCTGTTCGGCACGCCCGGCCAGGACCGCTTCCTGTTCATCTGGGACGAACTCGTCGAAGGCGCCATCGGCGCGGTGGTCGTCGCCGACACCCGCCGGCTGGAGGACTCTTTCACCTCCATCGACTACTTCGAGCGCATGGGCGTGCCGTTCATCGTGGCGGTCAACTGCTTCGACGGCACCCGGGTGTACGCCACCGACGAGGTGAAGGCGGCGCTCAACCTCGATCCCGGCGTACCGGTGCGGCACTGCGACGCGCGAAAGCGCGACTCGGTGAAGGAAGTGCTCGTCACGCTGCTGGAACACCTGCTGACCCTGCGGGCGGTGGCTGCCTGA
- a CDS encoding ADP-ribosylglycohydrolase family protein — MRKASGAMFGLALGDALGKPTEFMRYAEITARFGPGGPAEPAGDPALVTDDTQMTLAVADALLAAEALDAATLEPLWRKEFMDWAVSPENNRAPGMTCMRAIGRLAEGQPWIAATEAGSKGCGANMRVAPVGLVPQVPDADRAGMAQLQAALTHGHPTALAASDLTAFAVHWLRDGLAPLSLPAALRQRCADQRGVYHVDWLGELWQRPGETTPEEFIARGWDECAAILDRLEAALVAPDRDADPCLATGEGWIAEEALATGLLCFLLYADDPVAALRRGAVTAGDSDSIASLAGAFAGAAYGLAAWPSDWIGRIEYAAELDRIGRAWD; from the coding sequence ATGCGAAAAGCGAGCGGCGCGATGTTCGGGCTTGCCCTCGGCGACGCGCTGGGCAAGCCCACGGAGTTCATGCGGTACGCGGAGATCACTGCCCGATTCGGTCCAGGCGGACCGGCCGAACCGGCCGGCGATCCGGCCCTGGTGACGGACGATACGCAGATGACCCTCGCGGTGGCCGACGCGCTCCTGGCGGCGGAGGCCCTGGATGCGGCGACCCTGGAACCGTTGTGGCGCAAGGAGTTCATGGACTGGGCGGTGAGCCCGGAGAACAACCGCGCCCCCGGCATGACCTGCATGCGGGCGATCGGCCGGCTGGCCGAAGGGCAGCCGTGGATCGCGGCGACCGAGGCCGGGTCCAAAGGTTGCGGCGCCAACATGCGAGTCGCCCCGGTGGGCCTGGTGCCGCAGGTGCCCGACGCGGACCGGGCGGGCATGGCGCAGTTGCAGGCGGCCCTGACGCACGGCCACCCGACGGCGCTGGCGGCCAGCGACCTGACGGCGTTCGCGGTGCACTGGCTGCGCGACGGGCTCGCACCGCTCAGCCTGCCGGCCGCGCTGCGGCAGCGGTGCGCCGACCAGCGCGGCGTCTACCACGTCGACTGGCTCGGCGAACTGTGGCAACGTCCAGGCGAGACGACGCCGGAGGAGTTCATCGCTCGCGGCTGGGACGAGTGCGCCGCCATTCTGGACCGGCTCGAAGCGGCCCTCGTCGCGCCGGATCGCGACGCCGATCCATGCCTGGCCACCGGTGAGGGCTGGATCGCCGAGGAGGCGCTGGCGACCGGCCTGCTCTGCTTCCTCCTGTACGCCGACGACCCGGTCGCGGCGCTGCGGCGGGGTGCGGTGACCGCCGGGGACTCCGACTCGATCGCCAGTCTGGCCGGCGCCTTCGCCGGAGCCGCGTACGGACTGGCCGCCTGGCCTTCCGATTGGATAGGCCGCATCGAGTACGCCGCCGAACTCGACCGCATCGGCCGAGCCTGGGACTGA
- a CDS encoding YciI family protein, whose translation MRVMVIIKSDENAEAGVLPGDEVVGSMIKYNEELIKAGVMLAGEGLHPSVKGARVTFKAGKATVVDGPFAEAKELIAGFWLWQVKSMDEAVEWVKRMPASQGTSDDQVAEIEIRQVFENEEFDGQISPELQEQDARQRSGLQ comes from the coding sequence ATGCGAGTCATGGTGATCATCAAGTCCGACGAGAATGCCGAGGCGGGGGTGCTGCCCGGCGACGAGGTCGTCGGTTCGATGATCAAATACAACGAGGAGCTGATCAAGGCGGGCGTGATGCTCGCCGGCGAGGGCCTGCACCCGAGCGTCAAAGGCGCCCGGGTCACCTTCAAGGCAGGCAAGGCGACCGTCGTCGACGGCCCGTTCGCCGAGGCCAAGGAGCTGATCGCGGGCTTCTGGCTGTGGCAGGTCAAGTCGATGGACGAGGCCGTCGAGTGGGTCAAGCGGATGCCGGCGTCCCAGGGCACCTCGGACGACCAGGTCGCGGAGATCGAGATCCGGCAGGTCTTCGAGAACGAGGAGTTCGACGGGCAGATCAGCCCGGAGCTGCAGGAGCAGGACGCCCGGCAGCGTAGCGGCTTGCAGTAA